The following proteins are encoded in a genomic region of Leptotrichia sp. oral taxon 215 str. W9775:
- a CDS encoding L,D-transpeptidase family protein, with translation MRKNKLALFTFALAAFNFAGKSSEKISLPKEYTENIQVNGYDIYETEYDFDNDGTPEKIVINRKSDSIIAKGGLASIYTLQDGKYALTYQIPLKNEATAFSFENTEKTLKSIKDYYGEYSKGIEKGEVRVVNLFGDNTNENVSVNLKYDKNSLKDLENFLFIGHSEVLRESPSNSSPGVATLKYRDKPKLLLEFTSLKDNTSQKWYLAEFGKESKVKGYIQENSKVIKRGFYWDKMVSKMEKINAFVSDTLEKKEDIYIVTEYRPLANDYYSKKDKFGNRSNQSIKGYVNSNKEGEYINIPDRTLLRVLGEENGMVKIETPMYGGPYYIEKKNNNIQKSGITSKINKFVAIDPESQTEAIFERENDTNKFNIVTYSFVTTGVDNGYSSYETPHGAFLVAFTRPYMLFTGHAREGDTRKSAGKEGLVIAGEANYAVRFSGGAYMHGIPAAYGASKSTKAYTAGKIGTYKESHKCVRHYDDQIEYIVKWINADSQKKEKENTIPAEPVVVVVL, from the coding sequence ATGAGAAAAAATAAATTAGCCTTGTTTACTTTTGCATTGGCAGCATTTAATTTTGCAGGAAAATCAAGTGAAAAAATATCATTACCGAAGGAATATACAGAAAATATACAGGTAAATGGTTACGATATCTATGAGACAGAATATGATTTTGATAATGATGGAACACCTGAAAAAATAGTGATAAACAGGAAAAGTGACAGTATCATAGCAAAGGGAGGACTGGCTTCAATTTATACGTTGCAGGATGGTAAGTATGCACTTACTTATCAGATTCCTCTGAAAAATGAAGCAACTGCATTTTCTTTTGAAAATACTGAAAAAACATTGAAAAGTATAAAAGATTATTATGGAGAATATTCTAAAGGAATAGAAAAGGGAGAGGTAAGAGTAGTAAATCTGTTTGGTGACAATACAAATGAAAACGTATCAGTAAACCTTAAATATGATAAAAATTCTCTTAAAGATTTGGAGAACTTTCTTTTTATTGGGCATTCAGAAGTGCTGAGGGAATCACCGAGTAATTCATCACCTGGAGTCGCCACTTTGAAATATAGGGATAAGCCTAAGTTATTGCTGGAATTTACGTCTTTAAAAGATAATACAAGCCAGAAATGGTACCTTGCGGAATTTGGTAAGGAGTCAAAGGTAAAGGGTTATATACAGGAAAATAGTAAGGTTATAAAAAGAGGATTCTATTGGGATAAAATGGTTTCCAAAATGGAAAAAATAAATGCTTTTGTTTCAGATACGCTTGAAAAAAAGGAAGATATCTATATTGTTACTGAATACAGACCGTTGGCAAATGATTATTACAGTAAAAAAGACAAATTTGGGAATAGAAGCAACCAAAGTATAAAGGGATATGTAAATTCCAATAAAGAAGGAGAATACATAAATATACCGGATAGGACGCTTCTTAGAGTTTTAGGTGAAGAAAATGGTATGGTAAAAATAGAAACACCAATGTATGGAGGCCCATATTATATTGAAAAGAAAAATAATAACATACAGAAATCAGGTATAACATCTAAAATAAATAAGTTTGTTGCAATAGATCCGGAAAGTCAGACGGAAGCCATATTTGAAAGAGAAAATGATACCAATAAATTTAATATTGTAACTTATTCTTTTGTAACAACAGGAGTAGATAACGGATACTCATCATATGAAACACCGCATGGAGCTTTCCTTGTGGCATTTACCAGACCTTATATGCTATTTACGGGACATGCCAGGGAAGGGGATACACGTAAAAGTGCAGGAAAAGAAGGACTTGTAATAGCAGGAGAAGCCAATTATGCAGTAAGATTTAGTGGTGGTGCATACATGCATGGAATTCCGGCTGCATACGGAGCATCAAAGTCAACAAAAGCTTATACTGCAGGAAAAATAGGAACGTATAAGGAATCACATAAATGTGTAAGACATTATGATGACCAGATTGAATATATAGTAAAATGGATAAATGCGGACAGTCAAAAAAAGGAAAAGGAAAATACAATACCAGCAGAGCCGGTAGTAGTAGTGGTCTTATAA
- a CDS encoding L,D-transpeptidase family protein, translating to MKGTKKIILLFFLMILSVYGNVAGNPVTSGNTAEKTEEKKEWKSNELKPDLDKDGKKDKLVIMYLIEPDRVVTKFIPYITDDKGKSVKGKEVEKIFGKSNFDNDFGNFMTSFIDSYPKKEVAKSSSDSNTEPKKENIKKAETEKKTEEKKLAEKTPAVAEKKPSTAEKAPAEKAPDVTEKNDVPEDLKKEDNITNVPQNTDTDIKSKDNVVDEGKQPAKNIKGPYTYINYYVKERPKNLTFNYKYDKNSPKDMDDFVFIKTATAVRKEPNTKSGVLKNAAYSHKYKVIGKVKTNVPGGTAEWYEVYFDGKLGYVLAANAIKREFDWNDMMKRAEKTNNFIKEAVAKNQKIYVLDDYTPLGGGNGSSKDKYGNKENQSERGYLSSSFKEFINIPDRSIMTITEETDKYIKVKIDVYDDKEYYLQKSNKKLLKDSGIKEEVSRFIYVDRHSQNEMIIEKNKDTNSWNVVTSSFVTTGKDGNGSYATPYGVFHVAYSKPVMQYTGSAGTVVGDAKNAVRFSGGGYMHSIPSLFEPKETRNQRKAVTAKKIGTYPESHKCIRHYDDQIKFIYDWLGNASPGDKNGFRVPEVPTVMLVK from the coding sequence ATGAAAGGTACTAAGAAAATTATTCTATTATTTTTTCTTATGATTTTATCTGTGTATGGAAACGTCGCAGGTAATCCTGTAACTAGTGGAAATACTGCAGAAAAAACAGAAGAAAAGAAGGAATGGAAATCGAATGAACTTAAACCGGATTTAGATAAGGACGGTAAGAAGGATAAACTAGTTATTATGTATCTGATTGAACCGGATAGGGTTGTAACTAAGTTTATTCCATATATAACAGATGATAAAGGAAAGTCTGTAAAAGGAAAAGAAGTTGAAAAAATATTTGGGAAATCAAATTTCGATAATGATTTTGGTAATTTTATGACTAGCTTTATAGATAGTTATCCTAAAAAAGAAGTAGCAAAATCTAGCTCTGATTCCAATACAGAGCCAAAAAAAGAAAATATCAAAAAAGCAGAAACTGAAAAGAAAACAGAAGAAAAGAAGCTAGCAGAGAAAACACCAGCTGTAGCTGAAAAAAAGCCTTCTACAGCTGAAAAAGCACCTGCGGAAAAAGCACCTGATGTAACAGAAAAAAATGATGTTCCTGAAGATTTAAAGAAAGAGGATAACATAACTAATGTACCTCAGAATACGGATACAGATATAAAATCTAAGGACAATGTGGTAGATGAAGGTAAACAGCCTGCAAAAAATATTAAAGGGCCTTATACTTATATTAATTACTATGTAAAAGAAAGACCAAAAAATTTAACTTTCAACTATAAATATGACAAAAATTCTCCTAAAGATATGGATGACTTCGTATTTATAAAGACAGCAACAGCAGTAAGAAAAGAGCCAAATACAAAATCAGGAGTTCTAAAGAATGCCGCCTACAGTCACAAATATAAAGTTATTGGAAAAGTTAAGACGAATGTACCTGGTGGAACTGCAGAATGGTATGAAGTTTATTTTGATGGTAAACTTGGGTATGTTTTAGCTGCAAATGCAATAAAGAGGGAATTTGACTGGAATGACATGATGAAAAGGGCTGAAAAAACTAATAACTTTATAAAGGAAGCAGTTGCAAAAAATCAGAAAATTTATGTTTTAGATGATTATACTCCATTAGGTGGAGGTAACGGTTCAAGCAAGGATAAGTATGGTAATAAAGAAAATCAGAGTGAAAGAGGATATTTAAGTTCTTCATTTAAGGAATTTATAAATATTCCTGACAGATCAATCATGACAATAACTGAAGAAACTGATAAGTATATAAAGGTAAAAATAGATGTTTATGATGATAAGGAATATTATCTTCAGAAATCAAACAAGAAACTTCTGAAGGATTCAGGAATCAAGGAAGAAGTTTCAAGATTCATTTATGTTGATAGACATAGCCAGAATGAAATGATAATAGAAAAAAATAAAGATACAAACAGTTGGAATGTTGTAACAAGTTCTTTTGTAACAACAGGAAAAGATGGAAATGGCTCATATGCAACACCTTATGGAGTATTCCATGTAGCTTATTCAAAACCTGTAATGCAGTATACAGGTTCTGCAGGAACAGTGGTAGGAGATGCTAAAAATGCCGTAAGATTCAGTGGTGGAGGATATATGCACAGTATACCTTCATTATTTGAGCCAAAGGAAACAAGAAATCAGAGAAAAGCTGTAACAGCAAAGAAAATAGGAACTTATCCTGAATCGCATAAATGTATAAGACATTATGATGATCAAATAAAGTTTATATATGACTGGCTTGGAAATGCTTCGCCTGGAGATAAGAACGGTTTCAGAGTACCTGAAGTTCCAACAGTTATGCTTGTAAAATAG
- a CDS encoding aminotransferase produces MKIANFGVEEWLNVWENDAIYDIAGSSIASFTLEEIIKTGNKSEKEFFSGLMTKKMNYGWIEGSPEFKEQVSLLYKNIKPEQVLQTNGATGGNFLALYSLIEAGDHVISLYPTYQQLYDIPRSFGAEVDLWHIREENRWLPDLEDLRKLVRSNTKMICINNANNPTGAVMEEDFLKELVKIAEGCGAYILSDEVYKSLETGIEVPSIADLYDKGISVNSISKTYSVPGIRIGWVAANSELSDIFRKYRDYTMICAGVFDDYLATYILENKEAVLERNRKIVTENLEVVKKWVENEPKVSLIYPKYVSTSFIKLDIPVDTEEFCIKLLKEKGVLLVPGNRFDMPGYARLGYCTHREILEKGLEKLSEFLREFE; encoded by the coding sequence ATGAAAATTGCAAACTTTGGAGTTGAAGAATGGCTAAATGTATGGGAAAATGATGCGATTTATGATATTGCAGGAAGTTCAATAGCATCATTCACATTGGAAGAAATTATAAAAACAGGAAATAAAAGTGAAAAAGAATTTTTTTCAGGGTTAATGACGAAAAAGATGAATTATGGATGGATAGAAGGTTCACCGGAATTTAAGGAGCAGGTAAGTCTTTTATATAAAAATATTAAGCCTGAACAGGTTTTACAGACAAATGGGGCAACAGGAGGCAATTTCCTGGCTTTATATTCTCTGATTGAGGCTGGAGACCATGTTATTTCACTGTATCCCACTTATCAGCAGCTGTATGATATACCGCGTTCTTTTGGTGCAGAAGTGGATTTGTGGCATATTAGGGAAGAAAATAGATGGTTGCCAGATTTGGAAGATTTACGGAAACTTGTAAGAAGTAATACAAAAATGATATGTATTAATAATGCAAATAATCCTACAGGAGCAGTTATGGAGGAAGATTTTCTGAAGGAACTGGTAAAAATTGCTGAAGGCTGTGGAGCCTATATTCTTTCTGATGAAGTCTATAAATCACTGGAAACAGGAATAGAAGTTCCTTCGATTGCTGATTTATACGACAAAGGGATATCAGTAAACAGTATTTCAAAAACTTATTCTGTTCCAGGGATACGTATAGGCTGGGTTGCTGCCAATTCCGAGTTAAGTGATATTTTCCGTAAATATCGTGATTATACAATGATATGTGCTGGAGTGTTTGATGATTATCTGGCTACGTATATACTGGAAAATAAGGAAGCTGTACTTGAAAGAAATAGAAAAATAGTAACAGAAAATTTAGAAGTTGTAAAAAAATGGGTGGAAAATGAACCTAAAGTATCACTGATTTATCCTAAATATGTATCAACTTCCTTTATTAAATTAGATATTCCAGTTGATACAGAGGAATTTTGCATAAAACTTCTGAAGGAAAAGGGAGTACTGTTAGTTCCAGGTAACCGTTTTGATATGCCGGGATACGCAAGATTAGGTTACTGCACACATAGGGAGATACTGGAAAAGGGACTTGAAAAGCTTTCGGAATTTTTGAGAGAATTTGAATAA
- a CDS encoding M23 family metallopeptidase produces the protein MFVFIIPLIIVGIIFSVVTYINTKREEAVVKAAMEEEEDNIFRIDPVKNPQVTYYNFRGEEYPDWAKFGMTRSNGIKAHQGIDIFAVPGTDVFAVLDGKIVDLYVDKKGYGLNFYLEVDPKELEKIKRKNYKPKEGSGEENYGPNYEPGMVIKYLRYCHLSEVSVKVGDTVKAGQILGKTGVTGNASGTRAPHLHFEIAYEMRGKGLLNRVDPEMYFKIKNGNQLSEEEKKVQYEATQLVWKADKKYAEGFRLASVFMDEENERRLKEEEEKNKKISNNGKVSGRKKGSRR, from the coding sequence ATGTTTGTTTTTATAATTCCTTTAATAATTGTCGGAATTATTTTTTCAGTTGTAACTTATATTAATACTAAACGTGAAGAAGCAGTTGTCAAAGCGGCAATGGAAGAGGAAGAAGACAATATTTTCAGGATAGATCCTGTAAAAAATCCCCAAGTTACATATTATAACTTCAGGGGGGAAGAATATCCTGACTGGGCTAAATTTGGAATGACAAGAAGTAATGGAATAAAGGCTCATCAGGGAATTGATATTTTTGCTGTTCCGGGAACAGATGTCTTTGCAGTTCTGGATGGAAAAATTGTTGATTTATATGTAGATAAAAAGGGTTATGGGTTAAATTTTTATCTGGAAGTGGATCCTAAGGAGCTTGAAAAAATTAAGAGAAAAAATTATAAGCCAAAGGAAGGTTCGGGAGAAGAAAACTACGGTCCAAATTATGAACCCGGAATGGTAATAAAATATCTGAGATATTGTCATTTGAGTGAAGTCAGTGTAAAAGTTGGAGATACAGTAAAGGCAGGGCAAATACTTGGAAAAACAGGAGTTACAGGTAATGCAAGCGGAACACGTGCTCCACATCTGCATTTTGAAATAGCTTATGAAATGAGGGGAAAAGGGCTTTTAAACAGAGTGGATCCTGAAATGTATTTTAAGATAAAAAATGGGAATCAATTATCTGAGGAAGAGAAGAAAGTCCAGTATGAAGCTACTCAATTAGTCTGGAAAGCTGATAAAAAATATGCGGAAGGTTTCAGGCTAGCAAGTGTGTTTATGGATGAGGAAAACGAAAGAAGGCTTAAGGAAGAGGAAGAAAAGAATAAAAAAATTTCAAATAATGGAAAAGTTTCCGGAAGAAAGAAAGGGAGCAGGAGATAA
- a CDS encoding site-specific integrase, with translation MKFSEWIDIWLKNEKPFFKESTYATYSNIIENHIKPSLGAKNINYIQNNDLQNIIFEKLNSGKLNNKKGLSLKTVKDIMTVIKSCLNSAMKNGIIKRKTFDYKFPKNIPSKKIEIFSHAEHFKLFQYINSNLDEKSLGILISLLCGLRIGEVCGLKWCDIDFENEILSVNRTVQRIYIKKTISSESKIIISSPKTTSSFRNIPLSKHLIKTIKKLRKNNNFYIISGNRNFIEPRIYRKYYYSILSLLNISKLSFHSLRHTFATQAIELGTDYKTVAEILGHSSINTTLNLYVHPKMEHKKKCLTLIHNKLSSYLKKRKR, from the coding sequence ATGAAATTTTCAGAATGGATTGACATATGGTTAAAAAATGAAAAACCCTTTTTTAAAGAATCTACTTATGCAACATACTCAAATATTATTGAAAACCACATAAAACCATCTTTAGGTGCTAAAAATATAAACTATATCCAAAATAATGACCTACAAAATATAATATTTGAAAAATTAAATTCAGGAAAATTAAATAATAAAAAAGGACTGTCACTAAAAACTGTAAAAGATATTATGACAGTTATCAAATCTTGTTTAAATTCTGCAATGAAAAATGGTATTATTAAGAGGAAAACTTTTGACTATAAATTTCCTAAAAATATTCCAAGTAAAAAAATAGAAATTTTTAGCCATGCTGAACATTTTAAACTTTTTCAATATATAAACTCCAATCTAGATGAAAAATCTCTTGGTATACTGATTTCTTTACTATGTGGCTTAAGAATAGGCGAAGTTTGTGGTTTGAAATGGTGTGATATTGACTTTGAAAATGAAATCTTATCTGTAAATAGAACTGTTCAAAGAATTTATATTAAAAAAACTATTTCAAGTGAAAGTAAAATCATCATTTCTTCTCCAAAGACAACTTCCTCATTTAGAAATATTCCCCTCAGTAAACATCTAATAAAAACAATTAAAAAATTACGTAAAAATAATAATTTCTATATTATTTCAGGAAATAGAAATTTTATTGAACCTAGAATATACCGCAAATACTATTATTCAATACTTTCCTTACTAAATATTTCAAAACTTTCTTTTCATTCTTTGAGACATACTTTTGCAACACAGGCAATCGAACTTGGAACTGATTATAAAACTGTTGCAGAAATTTTAGGACATTCCAGCATAAATACAACTCTAAATTTATATGTTCATCCAAAAATGGAACATAAGAAAAAATGCCTAACCCTAATCCACAACAAACTCTCTTCATACCTCAAAAAAAGAAAAAGATAA
- a CDS encoding helicase-related protein, whose product MENSAKKFIEKINEVLAEKENAVVNIINDKLTISVFTALEKNLKNVKEINFVIRDTKFIPENSEISREFEITPNDILYNSYDIKEKNKLKHFAKAKAMYDFIKNNVNVRKVKPYQKVNGNILIIDDDFMIQGTSSLEIYEKRTNRYDFDTTIKGENEKEQILETVKKYNQIWNNNDVTQDYKQELLESLEFVYKNYNPEFLYYFTLNELFGDKLDSGVERFENDSEKFKKTEIWNSLFDFQKDCVVSAIQKLQKYGGCIIADSVGLGKTFEALAVIKYFEIRNDNVLVLTPAKLYDNWRSFTGSYKDSFLDEMFNYKIMFHTDLSRTKGESKSGYELSRFDWSKFDLVVIDESHNFRNRIAKYDENDELIMNRYFKLLHDVIKSGKNTKVLLLSATPVNNSLVDLKNQISIITGDNDNAFNEEGISSVGYLLKKATQVINDWEKEGSQKKDELLDNLPSDFYKLLEMMTISRSRKHITNYYGTKNIGKFPKKNKPITYYPEIDSKNQLLDFKYTNSLLEELNLSVYTPTKFIKSDKLAYYINKYKLSGNRGGKLDFETQSKGLIYLHRVNLFKRLESSVYSFSETLKRLIENIDRTIDNLQKGQQIEEELDVENEDEIYIERSKYEIKVEDLRINAYLEELYNDRDIVKKIYDETLILLKEGRDNKIHELEKIVENKVENTPYNEGNRKILIFTAFADTANYIYSELLKKFDGKDISIASVTGKGVKTTNKKVREDFHSILSAFSPKSKMKIEIPQEEQIDIIVGTDCISEGQNLQDCDTVINFDIQWNPVSLIQRFGRVDRIGSRNDKIQMINFFPNADLNEYLDLERRVKGKMTTLNIASTGDEDMLNPEMNDFNFRKRQLEKLKDEVIDIEDTNENISLTDLNMNEYLYELSNYVNNHKEINKIPKGIYSVAEGEQKGVLFCFKHSKNDAKPKNDSSLYPYYLIFVGNNKEILFKNSQAREVIKLFRQLCYEKNEVQEKVLKEFFKDTKNATEMGFYSELLNTAVNSIKGEEEEKAIQTVFDFSGFNNNFKNDMIDDFELISFLVVG is encoded by the coding sequence ATGGAAAATTCAGCAAAAAAATTTATTGAAAAAATAAATGAAGTTTTGGCAGAAAAAGAAAATGCTGTGGTGAATATCATTAATGATAAATTAACCATATCAGTTTTTACGGCACTGGAAAAAAATTTAAAAAATGTGAAGGAAATAAATTTTGTTATAAGAGATACAAAGTTTATTCCTGAAAATAGTGAAATATCGAGAGAATTTGAGATAACGCCTAATGATATTTTGTACAATTCTTACGATATAAAGGAAAAAAATAAGTTGAAGCATTTTGCTAAGGCGAAGGCTATGTATGATTTTATAAAAAATAATGTAAATGTCAGAAAAGTAAAGCCATATCAGAAAGTAAATGGAAATATTTTAATAATTGATGATGATTTTATGATTCAAGGGACATCATCACTTGAAATATACGAAAAAAGGACAAATCGCTATGATTTTGATACAACAATAAAAGGAGAAAATGAAAAAGAACAAATTCTTGAAACAGTAAAAAAATATAATCAGATTTGGAATAACAATGATGTAACACAGGATTATAAACAGGAATTATTAGAAAGCCTTGAATTTGTTTATAAAAATTATAACCCTGAATTTTTGTATTATTTCACGTTAAATGAATTGTTTGGAGATAAGTTGGACAGTGGAGTTGAGAGATTTGAAAATGACAGCGAAAAATTTAAAAAGACTGAAATTTGGAATTCGCTTTTTGATTTTCAGAAGGATTGTGTTGTTTCTGCTATACAAAAACTTCAGAAATATGGAGGATGTATAATTGCTGATTCTGTAGGATTGGGAAAAACATTTGAGGCACTTGCTGTGATTAAATATTTTGAAATAAGAAATGATAATGTATTAGTTCTTACACCAGCAAAATTATACGATAACTGGCGTTCTTTTACAGGAAGTTATAAAGATAGCTTTTTGGATGAAATGTTTAATTATAAAATTATGTTTCATACGGATTTATCGAGAACTAAGGGAGAATCAAAATCAGGTTATGAACTAAGCAGATTTGACTGGTCAAAATTTGATTTAGTTGTGATAGATGAGTCACATAATTTCAGAAATAGAATTGCAAAATATGATGAAAATGATGAGTTAATAATGAACAGATACTTTAAATTACTTCATGATGTAATAAAAAGTGGAAAAAATACAAAAGTACTACTGTTATCAGCGACACCAGTAAATAATAGTCTTGTGGACTTGAAAAATCAGATTTCAATTATAACAGGAGATAATGACAATGCTTTTAATGAAGAAGGTATTTCGAGCGTGGGATATTTACTGAAAAAAGCGACGCAAGTTATAAATGACTGGGAAAAAGAAGGAAGTCAGAAAAAAGATGAGTTACTGGATAACTTGCCGTCGGATTTTTATAAACTGCTGGAAATGATGACAATATCAAGAAGCAGAAAACATATTACAAATTATTACGGAACAAAAAATATAGGTAAATTTCCTAAAAAAAATAAACCAATAACTTATTATCCTGAAATAGACAGCAAAAATCAGTTGTTAGATTTTAAATATACAAATTCACTTTTAGAAGAACTGAATTTATCAGTATATACACCAACAAAATTTATAAAAAGTGACAAATTGGCCTACTACATCAACAAATACAAGTTATCAGGAAATCGTGGAGGAAAACTGGACTTTGAAACACAATCAAAAGGACTTATTTATCTGCATAGAGTGAACTTATTTAAAAGGCTGGAAAGTTCAGTTTATTCATTCTCTGAAACGTTGAAAAGACTGATTGAAAATATTGACAGGACAATAGATAACTTACAGAAAGGACAGCAGATTGAAGAAGAGCTTGATGTGGAAAATGAAGATGAAATATATATTGAAAGAAGTAAGTATGAAATAAAGGTAGAAGATTTGAGAATAAATGCCTATCTTGAAGAGTTGTATAACGATAGAGATATTGTAAAAAAAATATATGATGAAACATTGATTTTATTGAAAGAAGGTAGAGATAACAAGATTCATGAACTGGAAAAGATTGTGGAAAATAAGGTTGAAAATACACCATATAATGAAGGAAATAGAAAAATACTTATTTTTACAGCATTTGCGGACACAGCAAACTATATCTATTCTGAGTTGTTAAAAAAATTCGATGGTAAAGATATTAGCATTGCAAGTGTTACAGGTAAAGGCGTAAAAACTACAAACAAAAAAGTAAGAGAGGACTTTCACAGCATTCTGAGTGCATTTTCACCAAAGTCCAAAATGAAAATTGAAATCCCACAGGAAGAACAGATAGATATTATAGTGGGAACAGACTGTATTTCAGAAGGACAGAATTTACAGGACTGTGATACTGTAATAAACTTTGATATTCAGTGGAATCCTGTGTCGCTTATTCAGAGATTTGGAAGAGTGGACAGAATAGGAAGTAGAAATGACAAAATACAGATGATTAATTTCTTTCCGAATGCAGATCTGAATGAATATTTGGACTTGGAGAGAAGAGTAAAAGGGAAAATGACAACATTAAATATTGCTTCCACAGGGGATGAAGATATGCTTAATCCTGAAATGAATGATTTTAACTTTAGGAAAAGACAGCTGGAAAAATTGAAGGATGAAGTGATAGATATAGAAGATACAAATGAAAATATTTCATTGACAGACCTTAATATGAACGAATATCTGTATGAACTTTCAAATTATGTGAATAATCATAAGGAAATAAACAAAATACCTAAAGGAATTTATTCTGTAGCTGAAGGTGAACAGAAGGGAGTGTTGTTCTGCTTTAAACATAGTAAAAATGATGCTAAACCTAAAAATGACAGTTCCCTTTATCCCTATTACCTGATTTTTGTTGGAAATAATAAAGAGATTTTATTTAAAAACAGTCAGGCAAGGGAAGTTATAAAACTTTTCAGACAGCTATGCTATGAGAAAAATGAAGTTCAGGAAAAAGTTTTAAAGGAATTTTTTAAAGATACGAAAAATGCTACAGAAATGGGATTTTATTCAGAACTGCTTAATACTGCGGTAAATAGTATAAAAGGTGAAGAAGAAGAAAAGGCTATTCAGACAGTGTTTGATTTTTCAGGATTTAATAACAATTTTAAAAATGATATGATTGATGACTTCGAATTAATTTCTTTTCTGGTGGTGGGTTAG
- a CDS encoding DUF4391 domain-containing protein produces the protein MINMPERYEVNQEIKLKNLILKEFKPDEKKKIKEYVKSVILKYVINDEEIPSVEDEKYNFKVIQYFDFEISDIKKAGFLANLYQEAIKSPCVLRFYDNSKEVYSLALKRLNQNDRDEIVVTDTVMTEIFDLSMSSSAKREVEGVLDYSKILNRTNKVNFYSEMFIRNYILKNQKYYQKSRNILESLIWYDRNKTINIFENFKNLVMYKEKMKSTIRNSEKVEINKKIREIISELDKY, from the coding sequence ATGATAAATATGCCCGAAAGATATGAAGTAAATCAGGAAATAAAATTGAAAAATCTTATTCTGAAGGAATTTAAACCTGATGAAAAAAAGAAAATAAAGGAATATGTAAAATCTGTAATATTAAAGTACGTGATAAATGATGAAGAAATACCGAGTGTGGAAGATGAAAAATATAATTTTAAGGTAATTCAGTATTTTGACTTTGAAATAAGCGATATAAAAAAGGCAGGATTTCTTGCAAATTTATATCAGGAAGCAATTAAATCGCCGTGTGTATTAAGATTTTACGATAATTCAAAAGAAGTGTATTCCTTAGCTTTAAAAAGACTGAATCAAAATGATAGAGATGAAATAGTAGTTACAGATACAGTAATGACTGAAATATTTGACTTGTCAATGTCAAGTTCAGCAAAAAGGGAAGTGGAAGGAGTTTTAGACTATTCTAAAATCCTGAATCGAACTAACAAAGTTAATTTTTATTCGGAGATGTTTATAAGAAATTATATTTTAAAAAACCAAAAATATTATCAGAAATCAAGGAATATTTTAGAAAGTTTAATATGGTATGACAGAAACAAAACGATTAATATTTTTGAAAATTTTAAAAATCTTGTGATGTACAAAGAAAAAATGAAATCAACTATTAGAAATAGTGAGAAAGTAGAAATTAATAAAAAAATCAGAGAGATAATTTCTGAATTGGATAAATATTAG